Proteins from a genomic interval of Yarrowia lipolytica chromosome 1E, complete sequence:
- a CDS encoding uncharacterized protein (Compare to YALI0E25982g, uniprot|O74127 Yarrowia lipolytica ALK1 n-alkane- inducible cytochrome P450), with the protein MSNALNLSLALGVFLLAYYGFSVIQYHIKTRKLEKKWKCGKPKDISRFPFSASFFIPFLVESKKNRLLEFVQWMFESQVYPGYTCKTTVFGVDMYHTVDPENLKAVLATQFKDFCLGERHAQFLPVLGNGIFTLDGQGWQHSRAMLRPQFARDQVSDVEMIEEHIQYMTSRIPKDGSAFDAQELFFNLTLDTATEFLFGQSVGSQTVETNPTAVPTDMPVHLRKSFQEDFNTAQEHLGQRARLQMFYWAWRPRELYSSGERVHAFVDHYVKKALEESEKHVDDGKYVFLRELAKETKDPIVLRDQALNILLAGRDTTASLLSWCLYLMARRPEVYAKLREEVIENLGDGEDLSTITFESLKRCDYLRYVLNEVLRLYPSVPANMRYATRDTTLPRGGGPDGMQPIVVRKGNLVSYHVFTTHRLKEFWGEDAEEFRPERWYEDGASQAKGWEYLPFNGGPRICLGQQYALTEAGYALARIAQLYDTIENADDKPEPPVKFHALTMCHHTGVLVKLYNSKTTKAQ; encoded by the coding sequence ATGTCCAACGCCCTCAACCTGTCGCTGGCGCTCGGCGTCTTTCTGCTAGCCTACTATGGCTTCTCCGTGATCCAGTACCACATCAAAACCCGCAAGCTCGAAAAGAAGTGGAAGTGTGGTAAGCCCAAGGATATTTCACGATTCCCCttttcagcctccttcttcatccCCTTCCTGGttgagtccaagaagaaccgACTGCTCGAGTTTGTTCAGTGGATGTTTGAGTCCCAGGTCTACCCCGGTTACACCTGCAAGACCACCGTGTTCGGCGTTGACATGTACCACACTGTCGACCCTGAGAACCTCAAGGCTGTTCTAGCCACCCAGTTCAAGGACTTTTGTCTCGGTGAGCGACACGCTCAGTTCCTCCCCGTTCTTGGCAACGGTATCTTTACTCTTGACGGCCAGGGATGGCAGCATTCTCGAGCCATGCTGCGACCCCAGTTTGCTCGAGATCAGGTTTCCGACGTTGAGATGATCGAGGAGCACATCCAGTACATGACCTCTCGAATCCCCAAGGATGGCTCTGCCTTTGATGCCCAagagctcttcttcaacctgACTCTTGACACTGCCACCGAGTTCCTGTTTGGCCAGTCTGTCGGTTCCCAGACCGTCGAAACCAACCCCACTGCCGTCCCCACCGATATGCCCGTCCATCTCCGAAAGTCTTTCCAGGAGGACTTCAACACCGCTCAGGAGCACCTTGGCCAGCGAGCTCGTCTTCAGATGTTCTACTGGGCCTGGAGACCCCGAGAGCTGTACTCTTCTGGAGAGCGAGTCCATGCCTTTGTCGACCACTACGTTAAGAAGGCTCTTGAGGAGTCCGAGAAGCACGTTGACGACGGTAAGTACGTTTTCCTCCGAGAGCTTgccaaggagaccaaggacCCCATTGTTCTGCGAGACCAGGCTCTCAACATTCTTCTTGCTGGCCGAGATACCACtgcttctcttctgtcttGGTGCCTGTATCTGATGGCTCGACGACCCGAGGTTTATGCCAAGCTGCGAGAGGAGGTCATTGAGAACCTTGGAGACGGTGAGGATCTGTCCACCATCACCTTTGAGTCTCTCAAGCGATGCGACTACCTGCGATACGTTCTTAACGAAGTCCTGCGACTCTACCCCTCTGTCCCTGCCAACATGCGATACGCTACCCGAGACACCACTCttccccgaggaggaggacctGACGGAATGCAGCCCATTGTCGTCCGAAAGGGCAACCTCGTTTCATACCACGTTTTCACCACTCACCGACTCAAGGAGTTCTGGGGTGAGGACGCTGAGGAGTTCCGACCCGAGCGATGGTACGAGGATGGTGCCTCCCAGGCTAAGGGATGGGAGTACCTGCCCTTCAATGGAGGACCCCGAATCTGTCTGGGCCAGCAGTACGCTCTTACCGAGGCTGGCTATGCTCTTGCACGAATCGCGCAGCTCTACGACACCATCGAGAACGCTGACGACAAGCCTGAGCCTCCCGTCAAGTTCCATGCTCTGACCATGTGCCACCACACTGGTGTCCTGGTCAAGCTCTACAActccaagaccaccaaggctCAGTAA